The Toxotes jaculatrix isolate fToxJac2 chromosome 14, fToxJac2.pri, whole genome shotgun sequence genome window below encodes:
- the LOC121193189 gene encoding leucine-rich repeat and immunoglobulin-like domain-containing nogo receptor-interacting protein 3 — protein MIGSPGPGGRALVPWPRVWRWVLAASLVGMMTLMLPGSSQACPPRCECSAQLRSVSCQRRRLTNIPEGIPTETQLLDLSKNRLRWVQAGDLAPYPRLEEVDFSENLIATLEPNAFATLQSLKVLKLRGNQLKLVPMGAFAKLGNLTSLDLSENKMVILLDYTFQDLRSLKHLEVGDNDLVYISHKAFSGLLGLEDLTIERCNLTSIAGQTLSYLRSLVTLRLRHLSITALEDQNFRKLSNLRGLDIDHWPYLEYISPLSFQGLDLHWLSITNTNITSVPSASFKNLVHLTHLNLSYNPITTLEPWAFKDLLRLKELIMVSTGLMTVEPHALGGLRQIRVLNFSSNDLQTLEEGSFHSVNSLETLRVDGNPLMCDCRLLWILQRRRTLNFDGKVPVCAGPVEVQGVSLSTFTDSALFDHFTCQKPKIRNRKLQQVIAREGQPVSFLCRAEGEPAPAIVWISPQRRRITAKSSGRITVLPSGTLEIRYAQLTDSGTYICIASNAGGNDTYFATLTVRGQPLDAASAFFLNRSLYSGELFNDTNLNSTRVFLKFTLDLTTILVSTAMGCITFLGVVLFCFLLLFVWSRGRGQRKNNFTVEYSFRKSEPATGGSSGGTRKFNMKMI, from the exons ATGATTGGCTCTCCTGGCCCTGGTGGGCGTGCCTTAGTGCCATGGCCGAGGGTGTGGCGATGGGTCCTGGCTGCTTCTCTGGTTGGCATGATGACTTTGATGCTACCAGGAAGTAGCCAGGCCTGTCCGCCACGGTGCGAGTGCTCGGCTCAGCTGAGGTCGGTGTCGTGTCAGCGGCGACGGCTCACCAACATCCCAGAGGGCAttcccacagagacacagctccTGGACCTCAGCAAGAACCGGCTCCGCTGGGTGCAAGCAGGTGACCTGGCACCCTACCCACGGCTAGAGGAAGTGGACTTTAGTGAGAACCTCATCGCCACATTAGAGCCAAATGCCTTTGCCACACTCCAGAGTCTTAAAGTGCTGAAGTTAAGGGGAAACCAGCTGAAGTTAGTGCCCATGGGGGCCTTCGCCAAACTGGGCAATCTGACCAGCCTGGACCTGAGTGAGAACAAGATGGTGATTTTATTGGACTACACCTTCCAGGATCTGAGGAGTCTGAAACATCTGGAGGTGGGAGACAACGACCTGGTTTACATATCCCACAAG GCATTCTCAGGGCTGCTGGGGCTGGAGGATCTCACAATAGAGCGCTGCAACCTGACATCCATCGCTGGCCAAACACTGTCCTATCTCCGCAGCTTGGTCACTCTTCGCCTCCGTCACCTCAGCATCACTGCCCTGGAGGACCAGAACTTCCGCAAACTCTCAAATCTGCGGGGTCTGGACATCGATCATTGGCCGTACCTAGAGTACATCTCCCCTCTTAGTTTCCAGGGCTTGGACCTCCACTGGCTCTCCATCACCAACACCAACATCACCTCTGtcccctctgcctccttcaAGAACCTGGTGCACCTCACGCACCTCAACTTGTCCTACAATCCCATCACAACACTAGAGCCCTGGGCTTTCAAGGACCTGCTGAGGCTTAAGGAGCTCATCATGGTAAGCACAGGGTTGATGACGGTAGAGCCCCATGCCCTTGGAGGCCTCCGACAGATTCGAGTCCTCAACTTCTCTTCCAACGACCTTCAGACTCTGGAAGAGGGCTCCTTCCACTCTGTCAACAGTCTGGAGACCCTCAGAGTGGATGGGAACCCCCTGATGTGTGACTGCCGTCTGTTGTGGATCCTGCAGAGACGCAGGACCCTCAACTTTGACGGCAAAGTGCCGGTGTGTGCCGGGCCAGTGGAGGTGCAAGGGGTCAGCCTCAGCACCTTCACAGATTCTGCACTCTTTGACCACTTTACATGCCAGAAACCTAAGATTCGCAACCGTAAGCTGCAACAG gtgATTGCTCGTGAAGGCCAGCCTGTGAGTTTTCTGTGTCGGGCTGAAGGAGAACCTGCACCTGCTATtgtctggatttctccacagcGCAGACGGATCACAGCTAAGAGTTCAGGACGTATTACTGTTCTCCCTAGTGGCACCTTAGAGATCCGCTACGCCCAGCTTACTGACAGCGGAACATACATTTGCATTGCCAGTAACGCTGGAGGCAATGACACCTACTTTGCCACACTCACAGTGCGTGGCCAGCCACTAGATGCCGCCTCAGCCTTCTTTCTTAACCGCTCGCTGTACAGTGGCGAGTTGTTCAACGACACAAATCTGAACAGCACACGTGTTTTCCTCAAGTTCACCTTGGACCTGACCACAATCTTGGTCTCCACGGCAATGGGTTGCATCACATTCCTGGGGGTGGTCCTCTtctgtttcctgctgttgttCGTGTGGAGCCGGGGACGCGGCCAACGCAAGAACAACTTCACAGTTGAGTACTCTTTCAGGAAATCTGAACCCGCCACTGGAGGCTCCTCAGGAGGGACCAGGAAGTTCAACATGAAGATGATATGA